TTCTCATTATATGGTTGTCTGCTTCTTAATTCCTTAAAGAAAGGATCTCTGAATGCATCTAAAAGCGGTCTTCCCTTTAAGTTTACAGTAGAAAAGTGAGAGAATATACAAGGTTCTACATCTTCTTTAGAGTTAACATGGAAATAGTATTTACCTGCTATACAGCCTCCAACAAATGGTGCATCGTTGAAGAAATCTATTGTAAAGTATGGTTTATTTTTTCTTATTTCTCTTGATCTCTGTCCTAGGAAAACTCTTTGCTCTGCTGTAAGTGTTAAATCAAACTCTGGTTTAGCACCTACTGGCATGAACAAGAAATACCAGCTCATTTTAGAACCTCTTTCTATTAACATATCTGTAAATTTATCTGATAATACATCATTTATATTCGTTCTAGTCACTGCTGTGGATACACCAAACAATACTCCTCTTTCATTAAGTAAATCCATAGCATGCATAACTTTTTTAAATGCTCCCTCTCCTCTTCTTGCATCTGTGTCTTCTTCAAATCCTTCTACTGAAAGCATTGGGAATACATTACCTGCTTTTTTAAGTCTATCTGCCACTTCTTCATTTATAAATATTCCACTAGTAAAAGGAGTAAACATCATATCATTATATTTTTCATATAAATCTAATAAATAACTATTTACAAATGGTTCCCCACCTAAAACTATTATCCAATATATACCTAAATCTCTTGCTTCTTTTATTAATCTTTCTACTTCTTCTGGTGGTATGTCATCATCTTTACTGTAGCTAGATGCATAACATCCTACACAGTGTAGTGGACATCTCATAGAAGGACTCATAAGCATAACAAATGGTATTTTTGTATTTTCTTCTTCCATAAATTTAGCTCTTTTTGGCCCTGCATACCAGTTAGCATTAGCAAAAAAGTTAACAAAGAATTTCTTTAAACACTTTGAATCTGTCTTAGTTAATATGCTCTTAATGTATTTATTTGTGG
The DNA window shown above is from Haloimpatiens massiliensis and carries:
- a CDS encoding radical SAM protein; protein product: MNIKNTIEKSAKAKVIDTVAGYLEKDPEKNIEKIFSAIKKLTKDEHQIEQIEFVEDYYKNNPATNKYIKSILTKTDSKCLKKFFVNFFANANWYAGPKRAKFMEEENTKIPFVMLMSPSMRCPLHCVGCYASSYSKDDDIPPEEVERLIKEARDLGIYWIIVLGGEPFVNSYLLDLYEKYNDMMFTPFTSGIFINEEVADRLKKAGNVFPMLSVEGFEEDTDARRGEGAFKKVMHAMDLLNERGVLFGVSTAVTRTNINDVLSDKFTDMLIERGSKMSWYFLFMPVGAKPEFDLTLTAEQRVFLGQRSREIRKNKPYFTIDFFNDAPFVGGCIAGKYYFHVNSKEDVEPCIFSHFSTVNLKGRPLLDAFRDPFFKELRSRQPYNENMLRPCMMIDNTNVIREVCDTTGAKPTDAGAEAMLHDEKFHEKLNEMADAFAPLAEKEWEEVFGKKGNDEFARG